The Burkholderia mallei ATCC 23344 genome has a window encoding:
- a CDS encoding TauD/TfdA dioxygenase family protein, which yields MNDLFLQRAVSLEPLTSDAGAPCSFGVLVKPRRARTHVGELSIEWLRALVRSQQLVVLRGFDSFADAPGMTRYCAAFGEIMMWPFGAVLELREQANPVDHVFASSYVPLHWDGMYLETVPEFQVFQCVQAIGDAHGGRTTFSSTTEALRVATPETRALWHRAHGRYRRTVELYSNTVEAPIVERHPRREFPILRFCEPPIADDPTFINPSSYAFGGIADSERDALFGSLTRALYDPRAHYAHRWRTGDVVLTDNFTLLHGRERFTSRSGRHLRRVHIHGDPPLRNPHLSKHPHDAAASA from the coding sequence ATGAACGATCTCTTCCTGCAGCGGGCGGTGTCGCTCGAACCGTTGACGAGCGACGCCGGCGCGCCCTGTTCGTTCGGCGTGCTCGTGAAGCCGCGCCGCGCGCGCACGCACGTCGGTGAGCTGTCGATCGAGTGGCTGCGCGCGCTCGTGCGCAGCCAGCAGCTCGTCGTGCTGCGCGGCTTCGACAGCTTCGCCGATGCGCCGGGCATGACGCGCTATTGCGCGGCGTTTGGTGAAATCATGATGTGGCCGTTCGGCGCGGTGCTCGAGCTGCGCGAGCAGGCGAATCCGGTCGATCACGTGTTCGCGAGCAGCTACGTGCCGCTGCACTGGGACGGCATGTATCTGGAGACCGTGCCGGAATTCCAGGTGTTCCAGTGCGTGCAGGCGATCGGCGATGCGCACGGCGGGCGCACGACGTTCTCGAGCACCACGGAGGCGCTGCGCGTGGCGACGCCCGAGACGCGCGCGCTCTGGCATCGCGCGCACGGCCGCTATCGGCGCACGGTCGAGCTCTACAGCAACACGGTCGAAGCGCCGATCGTCGAGCGGCACCCGCGCCGCGAATTTCCGATCCTGCGCTTCTGCGAGCCGCCGATCGCGGACGATCCGACGTTCATCAATCCGTCGAGCTACGCATTCGGCGGCATCGCCGACAGCGAGCGGGACGCGCTGTTCGGCAGCCTGACGCGCGCGCTCTACGATCCGCGCGCGCACTACGCGCACCGCTGGCGCACGGGCGACGTCGTGCTCACCGACAACTTCACGCTGCTGCACGGCCGAGAGCGCTTCACGAGCCGAAGCGGCCGCCATCTGCGCCGCGTGCACATCCATGGCGATCCGCCGCTGCGCAATCCGCACCTGTCGAAGCACCCGCACGACGCGGCCGCTTCGGCCTGA
- the asnB gene encoding asparagine synthase (glutamine-hydrolyzing), producing the protein MCGITGWIDFARDLRNEAPIVDTMTDTLARRGPDARGVWLDTHAALGHRRLSIIDPERGAQPMLTPERGPRGLPRAVISYAGETYNFRELRAELGALGHRFDTHCDTEVVLRAYLEWGAAFVDRLNGMYSIAIWDTARDELLLVRDRLGVKPLFYYPTADGVIFGSEPKAILAHPDVRARTSSEGLCDALLFLRTPGQVPFSGMREVKPGHVLRVRRGGLAEQRYWALEARPHTDDLPTTIATIRALLDDIVSRQMISDVPLCALLSGGVDSSTIAALAQKRRRANGGGALSTFCVDFTGHTRNFRADPIRPTADAPFALEVARHIGSDHHTIELDQAGLLDPQVREAVLRAWDLPFNFADLDVSLHRLFAEVRKHATVALSGEAADEIFGGYLWFSDPAARRAHTFPWLKLGAHRGLDPRALFHRSFIDALRLGEYEAQLYRAALAEVPRLDGENAEDRRTRELHYLTLTRWLPVLLDKKDRMGMASGLEGRVPFCDHRLVEYVFNIPWAMKTFSGQEKALLRAAAADLLPESVLNRKKAAYPSIQAPGYDRGLIERLNRAIAAGRAPLEPFIDAGALRGLTEKTAAGSLSEFERILLESSSRLNDWLDLYRVELDGVPAG; encoded by the coding sequence ATGTGCGGCATCACCGGATGGATCGATTTCGCCCGCGATCTGCGCAACGAAGCGCCGATCGTCGACACGATGACCGATACGCTCGCGCGCCGCGGGCCCGATGCGCGCGGCGTGTGGCTCGACACGCACGCCGCGCTGGGGCACCGGCGGCTGTCGATCATCGATCCCGAGCGCGGCGCGCAGCCGATGCTCACGCCCGAGCGCGGGCCGCGCGGCCTGCCGCGCGCGGTCATCTCGTATGCGGGCGAAACCTACAACTTCCGCGAATTGCGGGCCGAGCTGGGCGCGCTCGGCCACCGGTTCGACACGCATTGCGATACCGAGGTGGTGCTGCGCGCGTATCTCGAATGGGGCGCGGCGTTCGTCGACCGTCTCAACGGGATGTATTCGATCGCGATCTGGGATACCGCGCGCGACGAACTGCTGCTCGTGCGCGACCGGCTCGGCGTGAAGCCGCTGTTCTACTATCCGACGGCGGACGGCGTGATCTTCGGCTCGGAGCCGAAGGCGATCCTCGCGCATCCCGACGTGCGCGCGCGCACGTCGTCGGAGGGGCTTTGCGATGCGCTGCTGTTCCTGCGCACGCCGGGGCAGGTGCCGTTCTCGGGGATGCGCGAGGTGAAGCCCGGCCATGTGCTGCGCGTGCGGCGCGGCGGCCTCGCCGAGCAACGCTACTGGGCGCTCGAAGCGCGCCCGCACACCGACGATCTGCCGACGACGATCGCGACGATCCGCGCGCTGCTCGACGACATCGTGTCGCGCCAGATGATCTCGGACGTGCCGCTGTGCGCGCTGCTGTCGGGCGGCGTCGATTCGAGCACCATCGCCGCGCTCGCGCAGAAGCGGCGGCGCGCGAACGGCGGCGGCGCGTTGTCGACATTCTGCGTCGATTTCACCGGCCACACGCGCAACTTTCGCGCCGATCCGATTCGCCCGACGGCCGATGCGCCGTTCGCGCTCGAAGTCGCGCGGCACATCGGCAGCGATCACCATACGATCGAGCTGGACCAGGCCGGGCTGCTCGATCCGCAGGTGCGCGAAGCGGTGCTGCGCGCGTGGGACTTGCCGTTCAACTTCGCCGATCTCGACGTGTCGCTGCACCGGCTGTTCGCCGAGGTCCGCAAGCACGCCACCGTCGCGCTATCCGGCGAGGCGGCCGACGAGATCTTCGGCGGCTACCTGTGGTTCTCCGATCCGGCCGCGCGGCGTGCACACACGTTCCCGTGGCTGAAGCTGGGCGCGCATCGCGGGCTCGATCCGCGCGCGCTGTTTCATCGGTCGTTCATCGATGCGCTGCGACTCGGCGAATACGAAGCACAGCTCTACCGCGCGGCGCTCGCCGAAGTGCCGCGCCTCGACGGCGAGAACGCGGAGGACCGCCGCACGCGCGAGCTGCATTACCTGACGCTCACGCGCTGGCTGCCGGTGCTGCTCGACAAGAAGGACCGGATGGGGATGGCAAGCGGCCTCGAGGGGCGCGTGCCGTTCTGCGATCACCGGCTCGTCGAGTATGTGTTCAACATCCCGTGGGCGATGAAGACGTTCAGCGGCCAGGAGAAGGCGCTGCTGCGCGCGGCGGCGGCCGATCTGCTGCCCGAATCGGTGCTGAACCGCAAGAAGGCCGCGTATCCGTCGATTCAGGCGCCGGGCTATGACCGCGGCCTGATCGAGCGCCTCAATCGCGCGATCGCGGCCGGCCGCGCGCCGCTCGAACCGTTCATCGACGCCGGCGCGCTGCGCGGCCTGACCGAGAAGACCGCCGCCGGCAGCCTTTCGGAATTCGAACGAATCCTGCTGGAGTCGAGCAGCCGGCTCAACGACTGGCTCGATCTCTATCGTGTCGAGCTCGACGGCGTGCCGGCGGGCTGA
- a CDS encoding 4-hydroxyphenylacetate 3-hydroxylase family protein: MTLMTGNDYLDSLRDGRNVYVGGERIADVASHRAFRNAARSIASLYDALHGEHRERLTAPDRHGQITHRFFKPSESPDDLLAAQDAIELWSRMTYGFMGRTPDYKAAFMSGLEAGADYYGDFRQNAAGWYKRFAGSGLYLNHAIINPPLDRGKAIHDMRDVFVRVVGETDRGIVVSGVKMLATAGALTNATFVAPVASALLEPGKADDFAIVFFARMDNPGLSLMCRPSYEAAATSPFDAPLSSRFDENDSVLIFDRALIPWEDVLVYRDVKRATGFYAASGFANLYNFQSGIRLAVKLELMIGLLSLGTQANGTQSFRGIQAALGELISLQHLLKTITAAMARDPERTPSGVVVPKLQYASALRIQVPQIWKRVRELMETALGGSPLVTVSGAADLLDPRVKGLIDAYYRGAALEPQQRIKLFKLIWDATGSEFGSRHSVYETHYSGNFDQIRLDSLTWATRSGQLAGCEAFARQCMGDYDASGWLRGPWLHG; the protein is encoded by the coding sequence ATGACGTTGATGACGGGAAACGACTATCTCGACAGCCTGCGTGACGGGCGCAACGTGTATGTCGGCGGCGAGCGGATCGCCGATGTCGCGTCGCACCGCGCGTTTCGCAACGCGGCGCGCAGCATCGCTTCGCTGTACGACGCATTGCACGGCGAGCATCGCGAGCGGCTGACCGCGCCCGACCGGCACGGGCAGATCACGCACCGCTTCTTCAAGCCGAGCGAATCGCCCGACGATCTGCTTGCCGCGCAGGATGCGATCGAGCTGTGGTCGCGGATGACTTACGGCTTCATGGGCCGCACGCCCGATTATAAGGCCGCGTTCATGTCGGGGCTCGAGGCGGGCGCCGACTATTACGGCGATTTCCGGCAAAACGCGGCCGGCTGGTACAAGCGCTTCGCGGGCAGCGGCCTGTATCTGAATCACGCGATCATCAATCCGCCGCTCGATCGCGGCAAGGCGATTCATGACATGCGCGACGTGTTCGTGCGCGTCGTCGGCGAGACCGATCGCGGGATCGTCGTGAGCGGCGTGAAGATGCTCGCGACGGCGGGCGCGCTCACCAACGCGACGTTCGTCGCGCCGGTCGCCTCGGCGCTGCTGGAGCCCGGCAAGGCCGACGATTTCGCGATCGTGTTCTTCGCGCGGATGGACAACCCGGGGTTGAGCCTGATGTGCCGGCCGTCGTACGAAGCGGCCGCGACGAGCCCGTTCGACGCGCCGCTGTCGAGCCGTTTCGACGAGAACGACAGCGTGCTGATCTTCGATCGCGCGCTGATTCCATGGGAAGACGTGCTCGTCTATCGCGACGTGAAGCGCGCGACCGGCTTCTACGCGGCGTCGGGTTTCGCGAATCTCTACAACTTCCAGTCGGGCATCCGGCTCGCGGTGAAGCTCGAGCTGATGATCGGCCTGCTGTCGCTCGGCACGCAGGCGAACGGCACGCAATCGTTCCGCGGCATTCAGGCGGCGCTCGGCGAGCTGATCTCGCTCCAGCATCTGCTGAAGACGATCACGGCCGCGATGGCGCGCGATCCCGAGCGCACGCCGAGCGGCGTCGTCGTGCCGAAGCTTCAGTATGCGAGCGCGCTGCGGATCCAGGTGCCGCAGATCTGGAAGCGCGTGCGCGAGCTGATGGAGACCGCGCTCGGCGGCTCGCCGCTCGTCACCGTCTCGGGCGCGGCCGATCTGCTCGATCCGCGGGTGAAGGGCCTGATCGACGCGTACTACCGCGGCGCGGCGCTCGAGCCGCAGCAGCGGATCAAGCTCTTCAAGCTGATCTGGGATGCGACCGGCAGCGAGTTCGGCTCGCGTCATTCGGTCTACGAAACGCATTATTCCGGCAACTTCGACCAGATCCGGCTCGATTCGCTGACATGGGCGACCCGCTCCGGCCAGCTTGCCGGCTGCGAGGCGTTCGCGCGGCAGTGCATGGGCGACTACGACGCGTCGGGCTGGCTGCGCGGCCCCTGGCTGCACGGCTGA